The region GAAAGCCCTACTATACCATAAATCCTCCGCAAAGACGTGGTTCTAATCAGAACGAATGGATCGATACCACGTGCGCATTTACACCGCTGTGTGACCACGAAATTGTGAGGGCTGGGTGAAGTGATATGTGGGTAACTATTGGACAAGAGCAGGGCGATACTGATGGCTATGCAGGTATCGCTCAACTCCGAGGATACAAGGGGACGCATGTATATAATGACAGATGGGCGATCACAAAAGCGGTTGTTTCTACTGTGCAGTACGTTCTATTCACCGATCGGGCATCATCTGAGAAGAGCAGCTCTATGGATTGTACTATGCGTGTCATAATTCATTTGGCACCAATTGTTTCCAATGATATCTACTAATACACCAAGCGGACTTGGCGCTCAGGGAGGCACTTTGAGCAGGTATGTAAGCAAGGAAGCCCTAGCTTCCAGCACTAAGATCCAGCAGACACTATATGGACACCGGAATCAGCAAACATAATTGGGCCGTTATAGATCCTTTCGAGAAGCAATGGAGTGAGATATATTACAATACTCCAGTACCGAAAGACGACATTTCATACATGGAACAGTTACGGTCTCTGCCGCAAAAGCCCGACTTTGAAAATATTGAACTCTTTGCTCGGACCGATGACGAAGACACGATTTCGACTGACGTTGATGACATCATTCAATTTTGTAAAGATCTAAAGAAGTCTGATCTTGACGAGCAGACAAGAGAGTTCATTTGGCTGGACGACCGGACGTATACGGCGTATTTTCCGAACATGATGTCATCGTCTTCGCATGGAAACACTCGGCGCAAAATCTCGAGCCTGGACGGACACGTTATCAATGCTCACATGTCCAGTAGCTACGAAAAGCCTGCTACAAGCCCGATCCCCGGAGGAAACGAAGCCCCATGCGCAAGGAGGCCTTCAGCTCGATACTCTCCCCCCTCCAGAAGCTATAACGTTCCTTTGACAGCGAAGACACTGTACAATGCGTTGAAAGAAAAGGTAAAGCAATTTAATTTGATCCAGTGTGTCGCGTAGCGCAAATGTACAAGTCTTTGCCGCATGACACTTTTTGAAGGCTACTACCCAACTATTCAACACATCAAAGCCGGTTTGACGAATGGTCCTCGTATACATGATTACTGACTCATACAATAGCGCTTCGACCATGAAAGTCTTCCAGATGCTGATCGGCGCCTTATGTAAGTATATGAGCCTTTGTTTGATTGCCAGTGTGCTGATACCAGGATTCAGATACATGCCCGATCCGGAACCTCCCGACTTCTTCGCACTCACAGAGACAGTTCCACGTCATCAACATGGAGCTCTCAGGACAGCAATCGCCCAACATCTAGCCTTTAGCCCCCTGTTGGAGGTCAATCTCTCTGTAAGTTATACCTGCCGTGTTTTGGTTCTTGTGCATACTAATGCCAGCCGATAGACTAGCGATATCTTCATCTTCCAACTCGACTTACATTTGCCGTTCTTTGCAATGCGAACCGATGCATACCATAGAAATCATACGACGACAAAGCTACGGCGAGAATGGATAGACTTGTCCTTCATCGCGCAGGTCTTACCAGGTTCGGACAAAGATGGTGAGCTGGGTATCTATCCGGCGCAGGTATCTGTTACCATGTGTGGAACAAGTGCACGACATTATACCGTGTATGGATTTGAAGATACCGATTTCGACAAAGACCATGGGCCCGCTggagatgaagaagatgatgacGATTCTACGTACATTGGCGTTCAGCATGATCAGATCATCAGAGGGAAACAGGATGCCAACTTTCCAATTTGGGATCCTCGAGAATACTTTCTGACGACCTTGAAGTCCAGAGTTCGACAAATACGCAACGAATGGGATCGACTTGTACGGACAATTGAGCGGGCATATATGAGCTGCACCTGTCATCTACTATACTGGTACCAAACTATGCTACAGCGGCTTCAGATACTGTTGCCAGTGCTTAAAGCTACCACCGACCTTTGGGATAACTTCGTTGCGCCTGGTGGTGATATCTTATACTTCACCACTACGACCTCACCATCCTGCGCCCCCAGGATTCGCAACATGCTCGCTGCCATCCGTAAAGACTTCGAAAAGCTGAAGGCGCTCTACAAGACCTTATCCCAGATCCAGGAACAATGCGAGAAGGGAGAGAGCTCTGTTGAGGCTCAGATGATGCAACagaacaacaacaacgcCGACCTCATGATACTCTATATTTGCCCAGTGAGCGTAGTGTCTTCATTCTTCTCGATTGATACACCCATCATGGCATTCAAGCGCAATTTAATCTCCTTTCTCGGTTCTACCATTGTTCTAATGCTGATCGTTCAACTACTACGCTTGGTAAAGGCCAGGCAAGCATATAGACCTCAGTGGTGGAGGGTCATATTCACTCGTGGCAATCAGGCCCTGCAAGGCGATCGCAACAACATCATGAGAAATATAGCAGGAATTAGGTCGGTTCGACGAACGAGGACAGTTTGATAGTACATCAGGTCAAAGCTGTCGGTATCATGGAACGCGTCACACCTGTACTGCAAGACAGAGAGAAACCCAGGCATACCCTGATTATATTCTTACAAAGCGATATGATGCAAGATAGGTTATTGTATACCCTGGGCTGAAAGTTTGCCTCCATGGAATGACATCGCGAAGCATCATGACGTGTCGGCATCAGGGAACCTATGTGAAGGCAACATCTAGAGTCGCAGGAGCTTTCCAAAGTTCCGTGTCATTGGCCGCCATATCAGTAGAACTTTTTACCCCACCTTACTATACATGAGTTGGTGTACACGGCAAACGAATCAAAGAACTCACTCTTCCCTCGCGCATTCAAGATGACGAGTATCGCCATCTCATTGATCACGGCTGATGAGGTGCATGAAGCGAGGGCCAATTGCGGAGAACCACGAACGCTGCCTGGTCGACGTGGCAGTCAGCTCCTACTTTGATGAGGCTGATGATAACGACCGGTGAACATTTTAAGCCAGTTGGAAACAAAAGACGTGAAACACTTTCTGCCGCTGCTGATCATCCCGCAGTCTCTGTTGAGCGGATCGAGAGCGTGTACACAAGCATCGTCAAGATCCACAAAGCACTCGAATCATCCTTTGTTGAAGGAAATCACAAAACGATTGAATTGAGATGAATGCGCTCGAGCAGTCCCTTGGGTCCTTGGATCTCGGCGTTCCCATCCCCCAAGTGGAAGGAGCAGAGGTGCTTGCCAACCCGCTAGATATCTATCGTACCTACTTTGGGCAAATACTGGCAATAGCGCTCGATTGTGACATCAGCATTGCCTACAAGTCGATACAATGGCCGAACAACATCTCCAACGGAGATCTTGCTGTCATACTTCCAAAGCTTCGGCCTGGCACTAAAGCAGATGCAGTAGCTGTTGAGCTCATGGAGAAGGTGCATACCATTCAAACTTCATTGACGCGCAGCGACAATCCAATTGCTAAGCCTTCCTAGTTTCCAAAGGAACACCCACTCTTCCTCCTGCCTTTTCTGGAAGGCGTACACCTCCGCGTCTTCACGAAGCCAATCCCACTAGCGCGCCTTCTGCTACCATACATTACGAGCCGCAGGACTACTTATGGCTCTACCACTTCGTTAGAAGTAAAACATGAACGAAAACTTGTCATCGAGTTTTCTTCGCCTAATATAACGAGTGAGTTCCAGGGGAAGCACCTGCGAAGTACGGTTATCGGTGCCTTCATAGGCCGACTATACGCATCGATGGGATGGGACGTGGCTCGCGTCAACTACCTCGGCGACTGGGGAAAGCCGATCGCATTGCTGTATGTTGGATGGGCAAAGTATGGTTCAGAAGAGGCGTATGATACAGACCCAATTGGACATCTCCTGGAAGTCTATCGCAAGATTGAAGAGGACTTTAAGCCTGAACAGGCTGCAAGCAAGCAAGCTCGTGATGAAATGGCCAAAGAGGGGGGGGATAAAGGCGAGGCGCAGGTTGAGATTGAAAGCAGGGGCATTTTCGCGGAGCGAAACGAAGCCTTCAAGAAACTCGAGGAAGGCGACGAAGGACTTGTGGCGTTTTGGAAGCGTGTACGAGATACTAACATCGCAAACTATGCAAAGTTTTACGACCGACTGGACATCCGCTTCGACGAATACTCTGGCGAGTCACAAATTAGTCCTGATACCATGGTTGAGGTCGAGCAAATGTTGAAAAATAAGAGTTTATCTGAAGAGAGTGGAGGTGCCTGGATCGTACACATGCAGAACATTGGTGCGAAAGCCGGGACCGCTATTATTCGCGATCGCTCAGGAAGTAGCACGTATCTGCTACGAGACCTTGCCGCAGCGTTGGAGCGCTCGAGAAGGTACTCATTCGACAAGATGATATACGTGGTAGCTAGTGACAATAGCGTACACTTCACCCAGCTTACCATGATTTTGGAGGCCTTGGACATGAAGGATCTTGCGGATAGGCTACAGCATGTCAAGTTCAATGAGGCGTCTAAGATTGTGACAGCCCTGGGAAGAGGGTATACTCCACAAGGCATACTCGACAAATGTGAGGAGGCGATGGAAGGTCTTCAAGAAGCCGATAACGATAAGCTCGCGTCGATGGGTGATTTGGTACTTACGAGAGAAGGTCTAGCGATCTCCTCGCTGCTCATTCAAGAGCTCTCCACCCGTTTCGCTACCGCTCATGCGTTCGATACCAACGCGATGACAACTTTCAAACTCGGTTCAGGCCCAGATCTGCAGTACTGGCTGACCAGACTTCGCCTCCTTCTAAAGGGTGCTGATACTGCAGCACAGCTTTCGAACGAAGACTACGAACAGTTGGTGGAGGAGGAGCAGCATAATCTCCTGCGCATCCTGATGCAGTACCCAGAGGTGATGGATACCACTTTCCACTCGCTCGAGCCGTCCAGCATAGTCGCTTACCTTGCTATCGTGACGGAGCAACTTGCTGAGTGCTTGGAAGAGGACGACGTGGGTGAAGGTGAAGATGGAAAGAGTGTAATTGTAACTCCGGGAGTTGCTGCGCTATATGGAGCAGCTGCAATTGTGCTTGAGAATGGCATGAAGCTGCTCGGAATGGTTCCGCTGTCGTGCTCAACACCGGAGAGAGCTGATACACCAGTGATGGATTGAATGAACGTGGAGTTACTCTTGATCTCAACATAAAACAGACTTTCAGCGCTACTTGTAATGATGCAATAGATTGAGTGTAGCATGTTCTTAATAGTAAGTCCCGAAGCGAGTGCTCCACCACATGCTGTGAAATTACGTTTTAGTGCGTACCGTCTATCGGGTGTATTCCGGTTCCAGGGTGTGCAAACCCTTCCTTCCCCACTCACGTTCCTGCTGCATTTATGTGCACAGTAATATTTACATTAATTCAAAATTTCTCTATCAAATCACATCCGATATGTTAGTCTGCCTTAAATCCTCTCATCAGCCTCTTGCTAACAAGCTTCAAGGGTCTAGTGGCTAGGATTTGCCGCTCTCATCGCAGAGTTAGTTCACTGTTCAGTGCCGGCAAGGCCCGGGTTCGGTAAGCTTCACATCGAGCCTGTCTTCGATTCACACCTCTAACATTCAATAGATTCCCGGTGTCGGAAACAACCATTCTTTTTTTGCTCTTGCAGCGACCTTTTAGTCTAACCCATAAGACTACCTCTATCCAGCATATAGTGGAATTTAGAACTGTGTTTTTGCTCCTGCACGGTGGGGTGACGCGCTTCGCGCTAGCAAGCACAAGCCCCGCAGCCCAGGATTGGGGTCCTTGCACCCTAATCGATGCGCTCACCACCTGTTTCCCTCACTCTACTCAAAGTTCAGCTTTTATATGACACCCCTTTTTCGATAACAGCGTGCCTTACCACAGTACAAAGCTACTGTCTTTTTTCTTCTACATTCATGATGTCTTTCCCGATCTCGGGTACGAATTCGCAAAGACGGATCGGGCGGCGCCAACAACAATGAACCCCCTGTATCACGCATGGTAGAGCAGAGTAAGGCTGTCGCGGGCTCACTGTCTGGCTCATACGTTCAATTGAGCAAGACGCTTCATCTGCTCCATACCGACTCCGAAACTTCAATTAGTCCCATGCCCAAGGCGGAAGCCAAAACTGGGTAAGTCGGCTACAGCACCCACTCCTCTAGTTTCGACGACTGCGGATGGGGCGCTATTCCGTGATATAAAAATCTATGGGCTGGGGACTGATAAATCAAGCCAAACTCCTGGACAGCGTTCTTAGAGTCGGTGGTCTGCCATGTGCTGCTAAGTCTTATGGAATACCTTCCAAACAAAGCTTAAAAAGAATGATTCTCCTCAGAAAAAGCTCGAGAGACGACACAAGTGAGATGTTGTCTGCCAATCCGCAAGATGTAACCGTTCTTTTGTAAGTAATCCGGCCTGATACAAAGCTACCGAATCAAATAAAACTTCTTGGCCGTCCTCAAGTGTCAAGATGGGTAAGGTCAGCTCTGAGTGTCCTCTCCCCCCACGCGGTTCACAGTGGGATCTTCGTACATCCCATCATCTTTAGTAGAAACAATGTCACTAGTCAGGTCTAGGCGAGAGATAACAACGAACAATGGGGTCTGCATGACATTGTTACCAAGTCTCGACGTGGTATGTATACGTATGGAAGCTGGCAGTGGAGTATGCACTTCTAGGATTCAACATGATATACGAACGAAGTATATTAACACATAAATTGCCCTCATTGGGTTTGGACAACGACACCAGGTATGCACGCATTTGTGGCAGGATTGTTGGGGAGCCCTGACATGTGGCAGGGATAGTAGATTTTAGCGTGGCGCAGTCAAGCTCCAATGCGCTCGAGGGCTAATTCTCTCCACTTCAAATTAACTCTTGTTGAGCAGCACGAAGCAAACAAATGCCCTCACATGTCATCAATAGCTGGCCTTGGGATGGTCTGCTCCATGCATCCTCTTCAGACCCCGCAGTGACATCACGACTGCATGGCAACTGCGATATGCGGCATAGAGCTACCTAGGAAAGAATGATAGCTGACTTGTTTGCCCACACATTCTAATGCTCTTTTTACCCGTAAACTTCCTTTCTTCACGCATTGCTCCTTCCATCTACCTCTGTAGTGTATTGCTCAAAGCATCGTCTAAGCATTCCTCTACCACTACCCCGCTATCCAAGATGTCGGCGAAACCCCTCAGCATAGATGCGACGTTCCCCTTGACGGGCTCGCAACACCAAATCCCACAAATCGGCTTTGGTGTATACTTGTCACCTAAGGACGTATGCGTCAAATCTTGCAAGAAGGCGTTTGATGCAGGCTATCGCCATATCGACACAGCCCAGTACTACGCAAACGAAGAGCAAGTTGGCCAGGCATTGGCTGAAAGCGGGCTTCCAAGGAAGGATGTCTATATCACCTCCAAGGTTTTGAGCCCTGCAGAGGATGTTGAATCAACATACAAGAAAGTCGCCGAGAGCGTTGAGAAGCTGGCTGGGAAAGACGGTTATGCGGACCTGTTCCTCGTTCACAGTCCGAATGCAGGAAAAGAGGCCAGGAAGACAATGTGGCTCGCGTTGGTGCTCGCACAGGACCGGGGCAAGGTGCGAGACATTGGCGTCAGCAACTACGGCATTCAACACATTGAGGAAATATCCACGATCCACGTCGAGGAGGTTTCTACGGCCCGCAAAGGTGCTGTTCTACCTGTCGTCAATCAAATCGAGGTTCGTGACATTTCGTCTCCTTGCTTACAACGCCATGAACTAATGAGATAGTAGCTCCACCCTTGGTGCCAACAACGCGAGATTGTCGACTACTGCAAAGACCATAAGATAGTAGTCGAAGCCTATTGCCCTCTCGTGCGCAATGAAAAGGCAAACGACGAGACACTCGTCAGCATCGCCAAGAAGCATAATAAGGAGCCGAACCAAATTCTAATCCGATGGAGCCTGCAGAAGGGATTTGTACCTCTTCCCAAGAGCGACACGCCATCTCGAATTGTCACCAATGCCGATGTATACAGCTTTGAGCTCGACAAGGATGACATGGATAAGCTAGATGGTCTGGATCAGGGAGTGAAGGGAGCCATTGTGCAAGCCGTTAGCAATGCTTAGGACATGATTTCTTGTAACCTACCCTATTGGCAGAGGCGTAAGTGAAGGATGAATTCACACCCTAGTACAAATTTTGAGGCATGCCTATGTCCCTGGAATTTCCAAATAAAAAAGGATAATATCTTGCATGGTTTTCCAACTTGCATACTACGTTTATAGCTCAGCGGGTAGCAAATTCACGCTCATAATTTCAGATGTCGCATATGCCATGTACGCATTGACAAACCCGGAAACCAATGAAACAGGAATGCGTAAGATGAGAATATTCTAGTTTTTTCGTGATTATATTCTCGCTATCCTCGTGCTGAGCCTGTTGTTCGATATGTAGCCGCCTTGCGCCCTTGTGCTATTAGTCTAGGTGTTGCGTAGCTAACCTACAAACGATGATGTGATGCTGAGCAAGTCAAAGCCTAATATCCAATCCTAAAACGATTAACAGAGGTTACGAGTACACTAATAAGAGTCTGCGCAAAGTCAATATGGTTTTGTAGCTTCCTGCCCCACCAGCCAGAGTTTTACTAGACCCCGCCGACCCCACCTCATGCGAACAGAAATTTTGCAAATTCTTTCCCCTAAACAGTGGTCTCATGGCACATGTCGATTTGGGCACTGTATTTTGCTGGTCATCAGTCTCTTTCATGTTTAAAAACGGTGTATATAATTTTTGTAAGCCGGATTTTGTTATCGGTTTTGTAGTGTAGCGGTTATCACTCCGGATTCTGATAGCATGTCAGTAGCTTTCCGGCAACCCCGGTTCGATTCCGGGCAAGACCTCTTCTATCTGATTCTTTTTTTGCCCTTTCTTCCCTCATATGGGTTAAAAGTTAATTTTTTGCTAATGGTAGGTAGGgaaggcagctggttgcaTTGAGTTTTTGGATGCCTGGAACGCTGTTGATCTTCAGATGACTGAATGTTCTGATCGCCTATTTGTTTGCCACAGTTCACCTTGTTTGCAGCGACCATGGTGAGACAAAGAATAACTAGAATCGTTAGTAGTGTTTTGCATTGATTCGTTCCTTCCCCTCCTGGAGCTATGTACAATCACCATGCAAATACAACTCGATGCACCGCATCTATGATTATTAATATTCATCTGTAAGACATAACTAACCGTAGACAAACGAAAAGATAACTTGCAGCAAGGCTGCGCGATGCTTCTCAGCATGCCGCCTGGTATCGTAACGGGACACCTGAAAATGCGCAAACAAAACAGCGCCATCGCTAAAATGAAATGTGAGAGTGAGGAAAACGCCACCACAGGGTATCTATCAATCAACAAAAAAACTTGTACACCTTCTTCCACTTGGGCCATCTCCGCTTCTCTTCGCGCTCCTCTTCAATCAGTACTTGCAAGTTCAGCTCCCGGATTCCGGTAACGAGATCCATATTGTGGGATCGTACAAATGAGGTACGGAACCACAGCTTATAGGGAAAATAAAATGCCAGGGTGACTGGAAGGGCGAGATAAACACTGAAGAAGCGCTGTAGGCGCTGTGAGGTTGACAGTACGTTCATGTCGATGGGCGCAACGGACACGTAAAACTGTGCCACGAGGACGAGAATGTTCAAACACAGTCCAATATAAGAACCGATGATGCCAGGCTGTGAGCGGAAAGCAAGCTCGTCCAGGCTGTGTCCTTGAACTTTCCAGCCCTGGCGGAAGCGGATATGAGCCAAGCAAATGGACAACCATGTGAAAACTGCAGAGAGGGCGGAGAGGGCGAGTAGCCAATTGAATGCCGCGTCTTGCAGTTTGCGATCTGCGCCAGCAAGAAAAGCAAGAAGACCGAGGGAAGAAGCGAACGCAATCGAAACTAGAGGGCGGCCCTGACGGTCAATGTAGGCAAAGATCTTGGGGGCTTGATGTTGCTCTGCCAGTGCAGCAAGAGTACGTGATGAACCGTAGATGGACGAGTTTCCGACAGAGAGTACAGCAATCATGATGACGGCGTTGAAGACCGAGGGTAGGCCTTGGATACCAGCATTTTGGATGGCGATTACAAAAGGCGAAGCAACGACATCGGCGTTGTTCTTGTCCTGTAGGAGACGCCTGTCGTTGTAAGGAACTAACAGCCCGACAATAGTGAGAGAGACAATGTAAAACAGGGAGATGCGCCAGAAGACTTGTTTTACGGCAGTAGGGAGGGATTTGCGCGGATTAGCAGTTTCTGCAGCGGCCAGACCCACGAGTTCAGTTCCAGAAAAGGCGAAGGCGGCGTTGACGAAGACGCTGCAGACGCCCTTGAAGCCGTTGTTGAAGGGCCCTGGGTCGCGCCAGTATCTTGCACCGATGTAGCCGCCGTCCGGACCACCGCCAATGTTGATGATTATACCCAGAATGATGAAGCCAATGACTGCCGTAATTTTGATGATGGCGAAGATGAACTCTGCCTCTCCATATCCCTTGATACCGAACAAGTTGATGACAACGACCAGGAACAAAAAGACTGCTACCCATGCATTGTTGTCAATGGACCCACCACTCCAGTATTCAATGGTGAAGGTAGCGGCGACGATTTCGAGTGGAAGGACGACAAGCCATTGCAGAGCATAGTTCCAACCCATGGCGAAACCCCATGCCGGATCCAGAAAGCGGGTAGAGTATGCAGAGAAGGAACCAGCGACCGGGAACAGAACTGCCATCTCGCCCAGCGCGTGGACAGTGGTGTACAACATTATACCGACGAGGCAATAACATATGACGAGCGACGCTGGGCCACCATTTGCTAGCGCTTGTCCCGAGCCGACAAAGAGACCGGTACCTAGACAAGTTAGGCCGGAACATGTACTTGGTTAACACATGGCAGTTACCGTACCTATGGAACCTCCGATTGCTATCATCTGTAAATGTCGGCCCTTCAGCCTTCGCGCGAGTGGCGAGTTTGCCGTAttcgctgctgctgcttctgGATCGAAAATGTTGCCTTCTGCTGCCGTCGTTCCCTTGGGAGCCATGGTCATGGCGAAGTTCGGATCTCTCTTAAAACTCTCAATCACCCTCCGCCCAAGGCCGTCTTGGTACCGCGAGGACTCGCCAAAGTAGTCGGACCCTTGCGATGCTCTCCCAAAGCTCTTCTCCGTCCCGTACATTTCGTCTTCGGGGGTCATGTTGGATAGACGCAAGGGTGCGACAGGGACAAGCACAGGAATAATGAGAGTAGTTGCAGTGATGCTGCACGGCGGTGGATGTGGCTGCGGTGCAGCCGTCGGAGACCAAATTCTTTTTCTCTGTGCGATGGGCGCAGGAGCGGGATATGACTACAGTACTGAGGTCTAGGGTGGTTGGGCTTGGACCTATTCTTGAGCGTGCGAGCTCGCACTCGGAAAGCAGAGGCGTCAAGGATCAGGCCCAGAACGGCGGGTACAGTAAGGAAAGGACTAGGATCTGTAGCGGCCGGGGGGTGCAACTGTTTTTGGCTCAAGTGTGGGAGCGTCTCTATCGGGCGCAACGGAGTGACCAGCTGCCTATCTT is a window of Pyrenophora tritici-repentis strain M4 chromosome 2, whole genome shotgun sequence DNA encoding:
- a CDS encoding LysP, Amino acid transporter is translated as MTPEDEMYGTEKSFGRASQGSDYFGESSRYQDGLGRRVIESFKRDPNFAMTMAPKGTTAAEGNIFDPEAAAANTANSPLARRLKGRHLQMIAIGGSIGTGLFVGSGQALANGGPASLVICYCLVGIMLYTTVHALGEMAVLFPVAGSFSAYSTRFLDPAWGFAMGWNYALQWLVVLPLEIVAATFTIEYWSGGSIDNNAWVAVFLFLVVVINLFGIKGYGEAEFIFAIIKITAVIGFIILGIIINIGGGPDGGYIGARYWRDPGPFNNGFKGVCSVFVNAAFAFSGTELVGLAAAETANPRKSLPTAVKQVFWRISLFYIVSLTIVGLLVPYNDRRLLQDKNNADVVASPFVIAIQNAGIQGLPSVFNAVIMIAVLSVGNSSIYGSSRTLAALAEQHQAPKIFAYIDRQGRPLVSIAFASSLGLLAFLAGADRKLQDAAFNWLLALSALSAVFTWLSICLAHIRFRQGWKVQGHSLDELAFRSQPGIIGSYIGLCLNILVLVAQFYVSVAPIDMNVLSTSQRLQRFFSVYLALPVTLAFYFPYKLWFRTSFVRSHNMDLVTGIRELNLQVLIEEEREEKRRWPKWKKVYKFFC
- a CDS encoding ARA1, Aldo-keto reductase, related to diketogulonate reductase → MSAKPLSIDATFPLTGSQHQIPQIGFGVYLSPKDVCVKSCKKAFDAGYRHIDTAQYYANEEQVGQALAESGLPRKDVYITSKVLSPAEDVESTYKKVAESVEKLAGKDGYADLFLVHSPNAGKEARKTMWLALVLAQDRGKVRDIGVSNYGIQHIEEISTIHVEEVSTARKGAVLPVVNQIELHPWCQQREIVDYCKDHKIVVEAYCPLVRNEKANDETLVSIAKKHNKEPNQILIRWSLQKGFVPLPKSDTPSRIVTNADVYSFELDKDDMDKLDGLDQGVKGAIVQAVSNA
- a CDS encoding ArgS, Arginyl-tRNA synthetase, which codes for MNALEQSLGSLDLGVPIPQVEGAEVLANPLDIYRTYFGQILAIALDCDISIAYKSIQWPNNISNGDLAVILPKLRPGTKADAVAVELMEKFPKEHPLFLLPFLEGVHLRVFTKPIPLARLLLPYITSRRTTYGSTTSLEVKHERKLVIEFSSPNITSEFQGKHLRSTVIGAFIGRLYASMGWDVARVNYLGDWGKPIALLYVGWAKYGSEEAYDTDPIGHLLEVYRKIEEDFKPEQAASKQARDEMAKEGGDKGEAQVEIESRGIFAERNEAFKKLEEGDEGLVAFWKRVRDTNIANYAKFYDRLDIRFDEYSGESQISPDTMVEVEQMLKNKSLSEESGGAWIVHMQNIGAKAGTAIIRDRSGSSTYLLRDLAAALERSRRYSFDKMIYVVASDNSVHFTQLTMILEALDMKDLADRLQHVKFNEASKIVTALGRGYTPQGILDKCEEAMEGLQEADNDKLASMGDLVLTREGLAISSLLIQELSTRFATAHAFDTNAMTTFKLGSGPDLQYWLTRLRLLLKGADTAAQLSNEDYEQLVEEEQHNLLRILMQYPEVMDTTFHSLEPSSIVAYLAIVTEQLAECLEEDDVGEGEDGKSVIVTPGVAALYGAAAIVLENGMKLLGMVPLSCSTPERADTPVMD